The Sus scrofa isolate TJ Tabasco breed Duroc chromosome 4, Sscrofa11.1, whole genome shotgun sequence genomic sequence CCATGGTAAAAACAGCAGTGACAAAGAAGCAGCTGGTTCCCTTAGCAGGGCAAGGTGTGCTCACCATACCAGGATCCCCACCTGCTCCACTTCACTTATTTATGTCATCTGCTTAGCCCCGTAGGACCTGAGCTTGTGACCCTTGATAAACTCACAGAAATAACCTAATTAAATCCTATCTCATAACCAGTTAGTCATGGTTGAAATCATGGACAGATGGTTTAAGGTGAACATATGTTGTTGATCTGTTTCTCTTACTTCATTATCTGTTTTGCCAGCATTTTAAACAGTCTAATTATATGTCACCAACTATAACTGGAGCAGCAGTTTAAAAGGGGATAATCTAGGGGTTTgttgaacttttattttaaaatttgaaatgagaGCTGCTTTGAGGTTTGAACTGCCATTTAAAGCAGAGTTTTACCAGCTTAGTAAATGTGAGTCCTAGGCATGTTCCAAACTCCCCACTTGACACGTTCCTGTGCTGTCAGAAGACTTGAAAACACCACTGCTGTGAGGTTATAACAATGTAGAGTAATGGAGAATAAAGGGCTTCCCACAAAATGTCACCATGAGTGATATATTAGAGGCAGAGGAGGGTCTGAGAGTCTCGGTGTTGGTAGCACCTTGAAGCTTCGAGAGTTTTCTGAAGGCTTCACAAACCCCTTCCCTCACTCTCCATCCCTTAAGGAATGAAAATTGCTATGGATAAACCTAGGACAAGGAAAAAATGGAGCCATATCAATAGAAGGGGGGACTTTCACAGGAGGATTATCAATAATACTGCGTGGGAACtaaccttctctttttcttttctttttgatttctagaGTTCCCTTTTCCTCAGCTCAGAAAGGTACTATCTGAAGGCCTGGGATTAAGATGTGGGCCTAGATAAAGGGGCTATGGCTTTTAAACTTCAGTCAGTGAAGGCTGTCAATCAGAAGCACAAGAGTTGTCTGTCTGATTCCACATGGTCTGAAGCAGGTCACTAGGCCAGAAGTTCCAAGTATTTCTATGTCTATGCAAACAAGAGGACCTTGCAAGTGTGGCCATGGCCATGGTGGGTGACTGGTCGAAGAATTGTGGATCTTGGGTTCAAAGACAGATAAcaccttttcatttctattagaAGGGATTTCATCAGTCTGGCTTTGGGCAAAAAAAGATGAGCTCCAACCAACTGTCCAATTATCCACTGGGCTAGACAGACAATGGTTCAGGGATCTAGGAAGATGCAGCAGAGAAAATGCCAAGAGAACATTTCATTTGAGACACAGACCACCACCTCCTGCACAAGCTCTCGGGACCCAGAGCCTGGTGAGCTTATGGCTCAATATCACACCATGTATGGAAATGTTGAAAATCGTCACGGACACGCATGGCAGTGGAGATTCCAAGCCCCAGTCTAGCATGTTCCACTTGCCTTGAGTCAGAACAAATTTAGTGTAATTAGAAAAAGGTGGATTAAAAATAACTGCCACGGTTGTCACAGGGAAAGGAGAAATGTGTCTCAAGAGGGAAGTTACTTTTTCTTCTTGACAAACTCACAGACAAAGTACATGGTCAGGTGGCACTCCGTGTCATTCCATCTGCCCGAGCTCAGCATTTCCACACAGTCCTCGTGACCGTAGGGGTCGCTGGGCTCACCCTCCTGCCAGTTGCTGTAGTTCTGCAGTGGCGTGTTGTCTGTGAACACGTACTGGCCCTCCCTCTCCAGGTCGTTTACCCCGATGAACACTCGGAAGAAGCCGCTCTTGGAGACGTAGTCAGCGAGGAGCGTGTTGGCAGCTTCGTCCTTTGGCATGGCTAACATCCCGCCCCGGATCcggcagtgggtcagggattcccTGTAGTTCTTCTCCTCCTGCACGATGTAGTAGAATTTCTCTTCGGTTTCCCGAATCCCTGCTATGACTTTGCAGGGAGGAAGAGTGTGATTATACATCTCAAACAGGGCAAAGCTAAGCAGAAGATGTGGCTAGATTTGAATTCATTGATTCGACATGTAACAATTATCATGCGATGAGGGAGGCATGGGTTGAATATTTTCTCCACCTTTTCACTTGTCAAATGGAGAACAAACTCCTGTCATTTGGCCTCCCTTGTCCTTCCTCCTTCACTTCCTACATAATGGGAAGGAGAGAGCTATTTTGACAAAGATGTATTATATGAACTGTCACCCAGCTCATCTCAGACCACTTTTCCCATCCCGGTTGATGCTTTTGCCATACTCACAGTTCCACGAGCATGCCCTTCTCTTCCACTTCCATGCTTTTCATGCCTGGAGGGTCTTCTCATTGCTTTACCTGGCAAATTCCTACCCACCCTTTAGATGTTCGTGGAAGTGTTTTCTCCTATAAGAGCCTTTCCAATGCCCCTGGACAGACACAGGAGCTCTTGTGCCTTCTCCCCTGTTTCCATTGCCGCTTTAACTTCATAGCACTCAACACGTTCTAGCCTAATTGTGTGTCTCTTCTCCTAATCTACGAATATCCTGAGGCCAGTGACCATTATCTTTGCCACTCTGTGACCTCAATGCCTGCCTGCAATggtgcaggggctggggtggggtgagaaAGGCTTAATGGACtgataaagaaataatacagattcCTCGGGTTGTGAACATGTACATCAACTGATGGTCTATACTCCACTCCGGGCACATGAAGTAGACTGAGCTTCTGAGTAAGATTCAGGACAGACTGGGGATTCAGAATCATCCCAAGTTCATAATATGCTACGTATGTTTTGGGCTTATGAacatctacatatatttttaggtctaaaatttaaaatttacaaataaatctATGGCCACTCAAATGTTAAGAACTATTTCTCTATACTGAACCTCTGGGGTCTGGTTTATTCATTAGAGTCCAAGTCCATATCAAAGGCAGCATCTTCTGTAGAGGCTATAACCAGAGTTAAAATTAAGGGTCGGTTAATAGCAAACATTGCCTATGCCTCTAGAATTACAAGGTGAGGATGGACACAACACGGCATCTGTGTGCCTCTAGTAATGTACAATAAATATGCCTGGAGCTCCCTTCaaggctcagtggctaatgaactggactaggatccatgaggatgcaggtttgatccctggcctcgctcagtgggttaaggatctggcattgccctgaacagtggtgtagactgcagatgcagctcagatcccacattgctgtggttgtggcataagctggcagctgtatctttgatttgacccctagcctgggaatgtccatatgccacaagtgtggccttaaaaagcaaaaacaagcaaataaataaataaataaatacatgcatacagCTGGATCATAAAAACTGAAAGTACAACAATGTGAAACCCATTGTGACAGTAACTAAAATAGTTCCTTTATTCATATGGTCTCAGAGGAGAGCCTATCAGTTCCACTTTAAGGTCTATAATGCTAACTGTCATGGGGAAAGgcaagggaaaacaaaaatgactaaTATGGAAAGCCACACAATTTAGAGAAACACATGATATTCCTATTTATACTGAGAGTAGAGGTGCCAGTAAAACTTGTCTTTGGGTCCCTGCTCCACACTGTTCATTAGCTTGTATCTATGGGCAAGGTTGCCTCGCTAAGCTTCAGTCTAAGCATAGTACCTACATcataaaaattactattattcAAAGTACCCAAGAAAGGAGCTCTCGGTTTAATCATGACTTCTATCTTCTGAGATGCTaggcatttaattctttttttttttttttttttttttttctggcccatggcatatgatgtggaagtttccaggccagggatcaaacctgtgccacagcagtgacctgagccactgcagtgaaaatgctggatctttaacccactgcacctcaaggGAACTCTGCTGGGCATTTGAGTCttgctctccctttttttcttaaggcCCAGCCAGCCAAACTCTGCCTTTTCTCTATTCCACTCTCTCACTAGAGTACCTTCTTCTAGCCCTAGGAATGCCCACATGTATGTCTACAGGAAGTGGACCTGAGGCATCCTAGAGTGGATAATTTAGGATTTTGAGAGGCCTTTAAACTGGTGACACTATCTCAGTACGCTTTACTCAAACTAAATTATTTCCTGCTTCCTCCAGGAATGCTGCAGGCAGAGTGGCTACAGAGTGGCAAACACACGGTCATTGGCCTCAAATGCTGCTTGGGGATATTGGAACTGCAGTGTCGAAAGATATAAATCCATGGATAGAAAGCAGGAGACAAATGAGAACAGACTCACCATTCTTGACAAACTTCATCGATGTCTTCAGGCGAGCCACACTGATATCCAGTTGTCCAACAACTTTCCGGTATCTTCCGCAGTCACAGACAGTACCTTTCAAAGGACAAAGCTGTGAATTCACATTGCAGCCCGTGCAGACCAGTTGAAAAAAGCAATGGCTCTCTTCCCAATATTTACTGTCTGTTTCTAGTCTGGTTATGTCTTTCTGTGAATGCTGGTGCTTTCCATCTTTTACTGAAGACAAGGTTTCCAATATACACTGTCTTTAGAAAcgcagaaaatattttaaaaaatatcttgaatgAGTTAAAACAGTtctaaacctgattttttttttttttttgaaagaagagtCAATATGACAAATCACTGCACACATATTGTGGaccatttggctttttttttttttttttttttggttgaacaCAGAACGTACCTCTCCAGTCTCAGAATAAAATCTTTACAGCTTTTGCAAAACATATTTCTAGCTAGTCTTCTCTCCTGTTACTGCGTTGTTCACTGGCTCACACATCTCTCAAGACAGGAGAAACCTTTCACgaagaaataaatgttcattCTGATTACCCGTTTGGAATGTAGTTTAATGTTTCAAGGACTAAGTTTAAATCTTGCGAATAGATCCATCTTACAATTTCAAGAGCCAGTTGTCCCATTTGTGGATTAacaatgattttaatttctaCTATTAATTCTCCTTTGCTCATTTACCATTTCAATGACCTAAGGAAAATGTGGCAGAGAAAGAATTCTAAGGAAAATGATGGAAAAGTTCAAAtgatttccttttcctatttAACAACTGCTTCATGTtgacatttccatttgtttttatctttgatGGTTGAAAAGTTACACGAATTTTATTagccaaggggggaaaaaaaagtctgtggcTTGATTTATCCACACTCACAGCTCTTAGAATTAGTCTTCATTAACACCTTTACAATAGAAATAATCGAAGGTCACCAAGATCAAGCTATTTTCCTCTTCTGCATCTAGCACCAGAGTGGAACTCTCTTTCAGTATCAAGGATCAGCTCCCCAGCCACTGAGGCATGTTCTGTTACCATGGGGTCTCAATGGATCAGGCCAGTTTGCTGCTGGCAAACTTCTTGGCCAGTATTTGGTTGAGACACTGGTGGAATGCAAGACACGCTGGTCCTATTGTTGTGGCCCTTTTGGATTTTCCTCTTGGTTGGGACTATGGGGGCTGCTTCCTGATGTGCTGGGTTTGCTGCCTCACAGTAGGCATGATGGGGGCAGAATGAACCACCATCCCTTCCCCAGGGCTTAGAAAATCACTAGCAGATAGAAAGGAAATTTTCCTTCATCCCCTTCCTCTGGCTCACCCAAGGAAAGTGAGGTGAATCACACTGCAAAGACTACTATTCTTCCATAAAAGCATATTCATTTTGAGGCGAAGAGATATGGAATGATgctaaaaattaaagagaaaatacaagCATAATTTACCTGCTTTGCCTTTTTCTCCAGGCATCCCAGGCAAacccttttctcctttgtcacctgaagaaaaacaagtcataaaaagaacaactaaataaaataatattcttgaTGAAGAGAATCTAatgaaatggaattatttcaggCAGCTAATATCTACTCATGTAAAATAAGAGGAAAGAGGTTTTAAACTTCATCGATAAGATCACCAACTAATATTCCTTTGTTTTACAGAAATAATTTGATTTTGAATTGGCTGCACAGGTACAACTAATCAAACAAGTCATACTTTAATTTGATGCAATGCAGAATTCCAGTAATAAACATTGTGTCATTCATCCCATCAACATGTTTTTACAACGGGCCTTCTGAGCAAGGCTAATACAATATTCTGcgtgtttttaatttaaaaagtgtcaTTGTTTT encodes the following:
- the COLEC10 gene encoding collectin-10 isoform X4, whose amino-acid sequence is MGPKGIKGELGDIGDQGNIGKTGPIGKKGDKGEKGLPGMPGEKGKAGTVCDCGRYRKVVGQLDISVARLKTSMKFVKNVIAGIRETEEKFYYIVQEEKNYRESLTHCRIRGGMLAMPKDEAANTLLADYVSKSGFFRVFIGVNDLEREGQYVFTDNTPLQNYSNWQEGEPSDPYGHEDCVEMLSSGRWNDTECHLTMYFVCEFVKKKK
- the COLEC10 gene encoding collectin-10 isoform X1, with protein sequence MGGSGAGPRRNQFILLVLFLLQIQSLGLDIDSRPTAEVCATHTISPGPKGDDGEKGDTGEEGKHGKVGRMGPKGIKGELGDIGDQGNIGKTGPIGKKGDKGEKGLPGMPGEKGKAGTVCDCGRYRKVVGQLDISVARLKTSMKFVKNVIAGIRETEEKFYYIVQEEKNYRESLTHCRIRGGMLAMPKDEAANTLLADYVSKSGFFRVFIGVNDLEREGQYVFTDNTPLQNYSNWQEGEPSDPYGHEDCVEMLSSGRWNDTECHLTMYFVCEFVKKKK
- the COLEC10 gene encoding collectin-10 isoform X2; the encoded protein is MGGSGAGPRRNQFILLVLFLLQIQSLGLDIDSRPTAEVCATHTISPGPKGIKGELGDIGDQGNIGKTGPIGKKGDKGEKGLPGMPGEKGKAGTVCDCGRYRKVVGQLDISVARLKTSMKFVKNVIAGIRETEEKFYYIVQEEKNYRESLTHCRIRGGMLAMPKDEAANTLLADYVSKSGFFRVFIGVNDLEREGQYVFTDNTPLQNYSNWQEGEPSDPYGHEDCVEMLSSGRWNDTECHLTMYFVCEFVKKKK
- the COLEC10 gene encoding collectin-10 isoform X3, giving the protein MGGSGAGPRRNQFILLVLFLLQIQSLGLDIDSRPTAEVCATHTISPGPKGDKGEKGLPGMPGEKGKAGTVCDCGRYRKVVGQLDISVARLKTSMKFVKNVIAGIRETEEKFYYIVQEEKNYRESLTHCRIRGGMLAMPKDEAANTLLADYVSKSGFFRVFIGVNDLEREGQYVFTDNTPLQNYSNWQEGEPSDPYGHEDCVEMLSSGRWNDTECHLTMYFVCEFVKKKK